Proteins encoded by one window of Fretibacterium sp. OH1220_COT-178:
- a CDS encoding Bug family tripartite tricarboxylate transporter substrate binding protein, with amino-acid sequence MKRSLATAAAILFLMLQQVLPASAAYPDKNINGYIAWGAGGGTDNASRALTPLVEKLLGAKIILQNKPGAAGSLATTLVSNMPADGYSILYNAEGPALYKILGLGKFDYNDFETLCLMVFGVDVICVHPDTPYKTLDELVKAAQASPRTIKLASTGTGGIPFVIASILKAMHNVEFNLVGFDGDGSGIAALLGGHVDGMPISMMGAGTVDLIKTGKLRALAVIYDKRVEQLPDVPAITEIYPEFAQYLPIGHFYGAFVKKGTPEDIVTKLRDAYMTAVKDPSFMDFIQRLNGIPLALSGEEAGEFLRKNQSNVAWLLQDAGVTKASPEEFGIPKP; translated from the coding sequence ATGAAACGATCGCTCGCAACGGCAGCGGCCATTCTGTTCCTGATGCTGCAGCAGGTTCTTCCTGCCTCAGCGGCCTATCCGGACAAGAACATCAACGGCTACATCGCCTGGGGGGCCGGAGGCGGAACGGACAACGCCTCCCGAGCCCTCACCCCGCTGGTCGAAAAGCTTCTGGGCGCCAAGATCATTCTGCAGAACAAGCCCGGCGCCGCAGGCTCTCTGGCCACGACGCTCGTCTCCAATATGCCCGCCGACGGCTACTCCATTCTCTACAACGCCGAAGGGCCGGCCCTCTACAAAATCCTGGGGCTCGGCAAGTTCGACTACAACGATTTCGAGACGCTCTGCCTGATGGTCTTCGGAGTCGACGTCATCTGCGTCCATCCCGACACCCCCTACAAGACCCTGGATGAGCTGGTCAAGGCCGCGCAGGCCAGTCCCAGGACGATCAAGCTGGCCTCCACCGGTACCGGAGGAATCCCCTTCGTCATCGCCTCGATCCTGAAGGCCATGCACAACGTCGAGTTCAACCTGGTCGGGTTCGACGGGGACGGCTCCGGAATCGCCGCCCTTTTGGGCGGACACGTCGACGGCATGCCCATCAGCATGATGGGAGCGGGCACCGTGGATCTGATCAAGACGGGCAAGCTGCGCGCCCTGGCCGTCATCTACGACAAAAGGGTAGAACAGCTGCCCGACGTCCCGGCGATCACCGAGATCTATCCCGAGTTCGCCCAATACCTGCCCATCGGGCACTTCTACGGCGCGTTCGTCAAGAAGGGGACGCCGGAGGACATCGTGACGAAACTGCGGGACGCCTACATGACGGCCGTAAAGGACCCCAGCTTCATGGACTTCATCCAGCGCCTGAACGGCATCCCCCTCGCCCTCTCGGGGGAGGAGGCCGGGGAGTTCCTTCGCAAGAACCAGTCGAACGTCGCCTGGCTCCTTCAGGATGCCGGGGTGACAAAGGCATCCCCCGAGGAGTTCGGAATCCCCAAGCCCTAG
- a CDS encoding tripartite tricarboxylate transporter substrate binding protein — protein MLKKLTSLLLVSLTLAAASASFAGEYPERNINGYIVWGAGGVTDNVSRALASLAEKELGASIVMQNKTGASGAIATTYVHNAPADGYSLLFGAENQGLYKVMNLSQIDYDEFIPLLIAMGNTGVVCVSPSSPHATYKDFIDAAQGEKKFSMGSTGPGGFPYVASCMMTDIHKGVRFNFVQFDGEAGALTALMGGHIDAVPVGLLSAAELIKGNKIRALAVLADKRLPQFPDLPAITEFFPEYERYLPWEAFYGVFIKKGTPDDIVNKLKDAFIEASRNPVFDKFAENLGGTKLALTGQDARAYVDKNRSVAAWLMQRAGAAKRSPAEFGIPEP, from the coding sequence ATGCTGAAAAAACTCACCTCTCTGCTGCTCGTTTCCCTGACGCTCGCTGCCGCTTCCGCCTCGTTCGCCGGGGAGTATCCGGAGAGAAACATCAACGGCTACATCGTCTGGGGCGCCGGGGGCGTCACGGACAACGTCTCCCGCGCCCTGGCCTCGCTGGCGGAAAAGGAGCTGGGCGCTTCCATCGTCATGCAGAACAAGACCGGCGCCTCGGGGGCGATCGCCACGACCTACGTCCACAACGCACCCGCCGACGGATACAGCCTTTTGTTCGGAGCCGAGAATCAGGGACTTTACAAGGTGATGAACCTCTCGCAGATCGACTACGACGAGTTCATCCCCCTGCTGATCGCCATGGGCAACACCGGCGTGGTCTGCGTATCCCCCTCCTCCCCCCACGCCACCTACAAGGATTTCATCGACGCTGCCCAGGGCGAGAAGAAGTTCTCCATGGGCAGCACGGGGCCCGGAGGGTTCCCCTACGTCGCAAGCTGCATGATGACCGACATCCATAAAGGCGTCCGCTTCAACTTCGTCCAGTTCGACGGGGAGGCCGGAGCGCTGACGGCCCTGATGGGCGGCCATATCGATGCGGTCCCGGTAGGGCTTCTGTCGGCCGCGGAGCTCATAAAAGGGAACAAAATCCGCGCATTGGCCGTTTTGGCGGACAAACGCCTTCCTCAGTTTCCCGACCTCCCCGCCATCACGGAGTTCTTTCCCGAATATGAGCGCTATCTCCCGTGGGAGGCCTTCTACGGCGTCTTCATCAAAAAGGGAACCCCGGACGATATCGTGAACAAGCTCAAGGACGCCTTCATCGAGGCCTCCCGGAATCCGGTTTTCGACAAGTTCGCCGAAAACCTCGGGGGCACCAAGCTCGCATTGACCGGGCAGGACGCCCGTGCATACGTCGACAAGAATCGCTCGGTCGCCGCGTGGCTGATGCAGCGGGCCGGGGCCGCCAAAAGGTCCCCCGCCGAGTTCGGAATTCCCGAACCCTAG
- a CDS encoding tripartite tricarboxylate transporter TctB family protein, with the protein MQDHSETNSRKPGELAFALLCVLFGALGYYFAMDITSGELSSPSVAPKLASAVIVLMGLAELRRCLKKGKPLPGPGPLLRYLFTWDVVFILAMLGAYSILLPILHFPLASFLFLLCSLFYLQRGKRFFLCLAVSVSSIAVLVGIFKYIFKVMLP; encoded by the coding sequence ATGCAGGATCATTCGGAAACGAACTCCAGAAAACCCGGAGAACTCGCCTTTGCCCTTCTGTGCGTCCTATTCGGCGCGTTGGGCTACTACTTCGCCATGGACATCACGAGCGGAGAGCTCTCCTCCCCCTCCGTGGCTCCCAAACTCGCATCGGCCGTCATCGTCCTCATGGGTCTGGCCGAGCTGCGGCGCTGCCTGAAGAAGGGAAAGCCGCTCCCGGGCCCCGGCCCCCTGTTGCGCTATCTCTTCACCTGGGACGTCGTGTTCATCCTTGCGATGCTGGGGGCCTATTCGATCCTTCTTCCCATCCTCCACTTTCCTCTGGCCTCGTTTTTGTTTCTGCTCTGCTCCCTCTTCTACTTGCAAAGGGGCAAGCGCTTCTTCCTGTGCCTCGCCGTATCGGTATCGTCCATCGCCGTTTTGGTGGGGATATTCAAATACATCTTCAAGGTTATGCTGCCCTGA
- a CDS encoding tripartite tricarboxylate transporter permease, translating to MEQMHGFLAPFFNIQMVALVWLGVLAGVWVGAIPGLSVTMAASLLISFTFSWSLDNALALICGVFVGGVYGGAITAILLNIPGAPAAIATGFDGYPLARRGEAGRTIGLVTTVSIFGGLLGIAILAVAAPVVANFALKFAPRDYFLLALMGLLLIGSIGGGDPIKGILAGAVGVLLSMVGMDPSTGELRYTFGNIYLMAGISFVTAMIGLFGVSEVLFQLRDSTQAAAKQKLDKIVPDLKTFFSHLPLALRSGLLGVWIGALPGTGGDVAALLAYDQAKRSVKNPEYPFGEGAIEGVIAPESANKGAVGGAFIPMLTLGIPGDAVTAIIIGALFIHGLKPGPMLMVENPDIFWTIISLLLIGNIALLVIGLLSVKMFSKIIEVPKLIVMPVVIILSIIGTYSIQNSLTDVFWMIGFGVLGYFMRAYGYSTAPMVLGIILGPLLDSNYRRAMQSAGDEILPFLTSFVAHPLTLFLTCCIAYLIVSQTPWWRGKRKRTSATVEIS from the coding sequence ATGGAACAAATGCACGGCTTCCTCGCACCGTTTTTCAACATTCAGATGGTGGCCCTCGTCTGGCTGGGCGTCCTGGCCGGCGTCTGGGTCGGGGCCATTCCGGGCCTATCCGTCACCATGGCCGCTTCCCTGCTGATCTCCTTCACGTTCTCCTGGAGCCTCGACAACGCCCTCGCCCTGATCTGCGGGGTTTTCGTCGGCGGCGTCTACGGAGGCGCGATCACGGCAATCCTGCTCAACATCCCGGGAGCGCCCGCAGCCATCGCCACGGGGTTCGACGGCTATCCCCTGGCCAGGAGAGGCGAGGCCGGACGCACCATCGGCCTGGTGACGACGGTCTCCATCTTCGGCGGCCTGCTGGGAATCGCCATCCTGGCGGTCGCGGCCCCCGTAGTCGCTAATTTTGCGCTCAAGTTCGCCCCGCGGGACTACTTCCTGCTGGCCCTGATGGGACTGCTCCTGATCGGCAGCATCGGGGGCGGGGACCCGATCAAGGGCATACTGGCCGGGGCCGTCGGCGTGCTTCTCAGCATGGTGGGGATGGATCCCTCCACGGGAGAGCTCCGCTACACGTTCGGCAACATCTACCTCATGGCGGGGATCAGTTTCGTCACCGCCATGATCGGCCTTTTCGGCGTTTCCGAGGTGCTCTTTCAGCTCAGGGACAGCACGCAGGCCGCAGCCAAACAAAAACTGGACAAGATCGTTCCGGACCTCAAGACCTTTTTCAGCCATCTTCCCCTGGCCCTGAGATCGGGGCTTCTGGGCGTCTGGATCGGCGCTCTGCCGGGAACCGGGGGGGACGTCGCCGCCCTCCTGGCCTACGATCAGGCGAAGCGATCGGTCAAAAATCCGGAGTACCCCTTCGGCGAGGGGGCCATCGAGGGAGTGATCGCTCCGGAATCCGCGAACAAGGGAGCCGTAGGGGGAGCCTTCATTCCGATGCTGACCCTGGGCATACCGGGCGACGCCGTGACGGCCATCATCATCGGAGCGCTGTTCATCCACGGGCTCAAGCCCGGCCCCATGCTCATGGTGGAGAACCCGGACATCTTCTGGACGATCATATCCCTGCTCCTCATCGGCAACATCGCCCTCCTGGTCATCGGACTGCTGAGCGTGAAAATGTTCAGCAAGATCATCGAGGTCCCGAAACTCATCGTCATGCCGGTGGTGATCATCCTCTCCATCATCGGGACCTACTCCATCCAGAACAGTTTGACCGACGTATTCTGGATGATCGGCTTCGGAGTGCTCGGCTACTTCATGCGGGCCTACGGATACAGCACGGCGCCCATGGTCCTGGGAATCATTCTCGGCCCCCTCCTGGACTCCAATTATCGTCGCGCCATGCAGAGTGCGGGGGACGAAATCCTCCCCTTCCTGACGAGCTTCGTCGCCCACCCCCTGACGCTCTTCCTGACGTGCTGCATCGCCTATCTCATCGTATCGCAAACCCCCTGGTGGCGGGGCAAGCGCAAAAGGACATCCGCGACGGTCGAGATATCCTGA
- the aroE gene encoding shikimate dehydrogenase, giving the protein MKEKTFWADTEFFGLLGTPVRKSLSPAMHNANFRALGMNALYSPYEVDEESLPKVLPSLGALRFKGLNITMPLKQKIIPYLDELDELAELCNAVNTVYWKNGRLCGSNTDGIGFVHGLKEQGRYDPTGKHCLIFGAGGAARGVAFALCASGISTITLWGRASGHERIGKLASDLNAYRSGVCRIQSTEPGDLPKLFGESELVINSTSVGMTPETDATPFDTALLEPRHMVCDLVYVPHDTKMLREAEARGSRTLAGYWMTIWQGVEAFRRWTNREPNVEVMTRTILEHLTRREGTSR; this is encoded by the coding sequence TTGAAGGAAAAGACTTTCTGGGCGGACACGGAATTTTTTGGTCTTTTGGGGACCCCTGTTAGGAAATCCCTTTCTCCCGCCATGCACAACGCCAACTTCCGGGCGCTGGGCATGAACGCTCTGTACAGCCCCTACGAAGTCGACGAGGAGAGCCTGCCGAAAGTGCTCCCCTCGCTGGGAGCCCTGCGATTCAAGGGGCTCAACATAACCATGCCCCTGAAGCAAAAAATCATCCCCTACCTCGACGAACTCGACGAACTCGCCGAGCTGTGCAATGCCGTCAATACCGTTTACTGGAAGAACGGCAGGCTCTGCGGTTCGAACACGGACGGGATCGGCTTCGTACACGGATTGAAGGAACAGGGGCGCTACGACCCGACCGGAAAGCACTGCCTGATCTTCGGAGCCGGCGGAGCCGCCCGCGGCGTCGCCTTCGCCCTATGCGCCTCGGGAATCAGCACCATCACCCTTTGGGGAAGGGCTTCAGGACACGAAAGGATCGGAAAGCTGGCCAGCGACCTCAACGCCTACCGCTCCGGAGTGTGCAGGATCCAGTCCACGGAGCCGGGCGACCTGCCCAAATTGTTCGGGGAGTCCGAGCTCGTCATCAATTCGACGTCGGTGGGCATGACCCCCGAAACGGATGCCACGCCTTTCGACACCGCACTTCTGGAGCCCCGCCACATGGTCTGCGATCTCGTCTACGTGCCCCACGACACCAAGATGCTGCGAGAGGCCGAGGCGCGGGGCAGCCGAACCCTGGCGGGCTACTGGATGACGATCTGGCAGGGCGTGGAGGCATTCCGACGCTGGACGAACCGGGAGCCCAACGTCGAGGTCATGACCAGGACCATCCTGGAGCACCTGACGCGTCGGGAGGGAACATCCCGATGA
- a CDS encoding hydroxymethylglutaryl-CoA lyase yields the protein MNFASGALPSRIAICEVGPRDGLQNEKTLLSIERKVELIEAAVEAGARSVEIGSFVHPKAVPAMAETDEVARRLARKEGVEYRALAMNLKGVERAHAAGLSKVKVTVSASDEHSRKNSNASPEEVIQSFASCAAFCAERGMALSGAISTAFGYSDIGVMPLERIFPIVEAYLALGVREISMSDTTGVANPAQVYENMTRLRERYGEVTWTLHTHNTRGMALANIYAALTAGVSHFDASFAGLGGCPFAPGASGNIATEDVVHMAHAMGIETGYDLAGSVALARRVESYVGHPGDSSMLRLSGTEFCR from the coding sequence ATGAACTTCGCTTCCGGCGCCCTCCCCTCCCGCATCGCGATCTGCGAGGTCGGTCCCCGGGACGGGCTGCAAAACGAAAAAACGCTGCTTTCGATCGAACGGAAGGTGGAATTGATCGAGGCCGCCGTGGAGGCGGGGGCACGAAGCGTGGAGATCGGATCCTTCGTCCATCCCAAGGCCGTTCCGGCAATGGCGGAGACCGACGAGGTCGCGCGGCGGCTCGCTCGAAAGGAAGGGGTGGAATACCGAGCCCTCGCCATGAACCTGAAAGGCGTCGAACGCGCCCATGCGGCCGGACTGAGCAAGGTGAAGGTCACGGTTTCCGCGAGCGACGAGCACTCCCGGAAAAACAGCAACGCCTCTCCGGAGGAGGTCATCCAAAGCTTCGCCTCATGCGCGGCCTTCTGTGCGGAACGCGGCATGGCGCTGAGCGGGGCCATCTCCACCGCATTCGGATACTCCGACATCGGCGTCATGCCCCTGGAGAGGATATTCCCCATCGTCGAGGCGTATCTGGCCCTCGGCGTGCGCGAGATCTCCATGTCCGACACCACGGGCGTGGCCAACCCCGCCCAGGTGTACGAAAACATGACCCGTCTCCGGGAGCGTTACGGCGAGGTCACATGGACGCTCCACACCCACAATACCCGAGGCATGGCCCTGGCCAACATCTATGCCGCGTTGACGGCTGGAGTGTCGCATTTCGACGCCTCCTTCGCCGGCCTTGGGGGGTGTCCGTTCGCCCCGGGGGCCTCCGGCAACATCGCCACGGAGGACGTGGTGCACATGGCCCATGCGATGGGGATCGAGACGGGCTACGACCTGGCCGGAAGCGTCGCCCTGGCCCGCAGGGTGGAGTCGTACGTGGGGCACCCCGGGGACAGCAGCATGTTGCGCTTGTCCGGGACGGAGTTTTGCCGCTGA